In Chloroflexota bacterium, a single window of DNA contains:
- a CDS encoding sulfite oxidase-like oxidoreductase: MFDRLFGSRAAVAPDTPDVSPRPPELREPRLPPGQTLTSKWPVLHYQEPAAYDMNLWDFRVTGLVEEEARWSWDEFTSLPRTEITSDIHCVTHWSRYDNLWEGVHVREVLKRIKPLPGADYVMIHADPGYTTNVTLAELDQDDVLFAINHDGGPLPQQHGGPLRLVLPSLYFWKSAKWVRGLEFMDHEEAGFWEKGGYHVRGDPWLNERFGGRVRMTMQEARSKALREGRRVVE, from the coding sequence ATGTTCGACCGGCTCTTTGGCTCCCGCGCCGCCGTGGCGCCGGACACGCCCGACGTCAGCCCGCGCCCGCCCGAGTTGCGCGAGCCGCGCCTTCCACCCGGCCAGACGCTCACCTCCAAATGGCCCGTGCTGCACTACCAGGAGCCTGCCGCCTACGACATGAACCTGTGGGACTTCCGCGTGACCGGTCTGGTGGAGGAAGAGGCGCGTTGGAGCTGGGACGAGTTCACCTCGCTGCCGCGCACCGAGATCACCTCGGATATCCACTGCGTCACTCACTGGAGCCGCTACGACAACCTGTGGGAAGGCGTGCACGTGCGCGAGGTGCTCAAGCGCATCAAGCCGCTTCCCGGCGCGGACTACGTGATGATCCACGCCGATCCCGGCTACACCACCAACGTCACCCTGGCCGAGTTGGACCAGGACGACGTGCTGTTTGCCATCAACCACGACGGCGGCCCGCTGCCGCAACAGCACGGCGGACCCCTGCGACTGGTGCTGCCGAGCCTGTACTTCTGGAAGAGCGCCAAGTGGGTGCGCGGCCTGGAGTTCATGGACCACGAGGAGGCCGGCTTCTGGGAGAAGGGCGGCTATCACGTCCGCGGCGATCCCTGGCTCAATGAGCGTTTCGGCGGCCGCGTGCGCATGACCATGCAGGAGGCTCGGTCCAAAGCCCTCCGCGAAGGCCGCCGGGTCGTCGAATAG